A single window of Granulicella sibirica DNA harbors:
- the gcvPB gene encoding aminomethyl-transferring glycine dehydrogenase subunit GcvPB, which produces MSEAKFQGTPKKVSTHVNQNEDLIFEKSSPGKKAYRLAELDVPAIDAATLLGDSQRKDLGVMPELSEIEIIRHFTRLSTWNYAIDLGMYPLGSCTMKYNPRVNEAVSRFEGIADAHPYQPESLSQGALSIMKTLQDCLVEITGMDTITLQPAAGAHGEFTGILLVRAYHESKGNARKKILIPDSAHGTNPATAAVCGYQVQNLKSNALGMVDLAELERLVDEDTAALMLTNPSTIGVFESEIHKIADILHAKGALLYMDGANMNALVGKTRPGDFGVDVMHLNLHKTFSTPHGGGGPGSGPVACKKILEPFLPTPVVITREDGSLGLEYNRPQTVGRVRMFYGNFGMFVRALAYILANGPDGLRQTTEDAVLNANYIRAKLQDTFELPYKSPSLHEVVFSDKLQAKNGVKTGDMGKRLIDYGFHAYTVSFPLVVSGAMMIEPTESESREELDLLIDALKQIAQEAAENPELVKTAPHTTRLQRLDETTAARKPILRWKAPIAATPLAVDSASKEW; this is translated from the coding sequence ATGAGCGAAGCAAAGTTCCAGGGAACCCCGAAGAAGGTCTCGACCCACGTCAACCAGAACGAAGACCTCATCTTCGAGAAGTCCTCGCCCGGCAAGAAGGCCTATCGCCTCGCCGAACTCGACGTCCCCGCGATTGACGCCGCCACCCTTCTCGGCGACTCGCAGCGCAAGGACCTCGGCGTCATGCCCGAACTCTCCGAGATCGAGATCATCCGCCACTTCACCCGGCTCTCCACCTGGAACTACGCCATCGACCTCGGCATGTACCCGCTCGGAAGCTGCACCATGAAGTACAACCCGCGCGTGAACGAGGCTGTCTCCCGCTTCGAGGGTATCGCCGACGCGCACCCCTACCAGCCCGAGAGCCTCTCCCAGGGCGCGCTCAGCATCATGAAGACCCTTCAGGACTGCCTCGTCGAGATCACCGGCATGGACACCATCACCCTCCAGCCCGCCGCCGGAGCCCACGGCGAGTTCACCGGCATCCTCCTCGTCCGCGCCTATCACGAGAGCAAGGGCAACGCCCGCAAGAAGATCCTCATCCCCGACTCCGCCCACGGCACCAACCCCGCCACAGCCGCCGTCTGCGGCTACCAGGTCCAGAACCTCAAGTCGAACGCACTCGGCATGGTCGATCTCGCCGAACTCGAGCGCCTCGTCGACGAAGACACCGCCGCCCTCATGCTCACCAACCCCTCCACCATCGGGGTCTTCGAGAGCGAGATCCACAAGATCGCCGACATCCTCCACGCCAAGGGCGCGCTCCTCTACATGGACGGAGCCAACATGAACGCTCTCGTCGGCAAGACCCGCCCGGGAGACTTCGGCGTCGACGTCATGCACCTGAACCTGCACAAGACCTTCTCCACCCCCCACGGTGGGGGCGGCCCGGGCTCCGGCCCGGTCGCCTGCAAGAAGATCCTCGAGCCGTTCCTCCCGACCCCCGTCGTCATCACCCGCGAAGACGGCTCCCTCGGCCTCGAATACAACCGCCCGCAGACCGTCGGCCGCGTCCGCATGTTCTACGGTAACTTCGGCATGTTCGTCCGCGCACTCGCCTACATCCTCGCGAACGGCCCCGATGGCCTCCGCCAGACCACCGAAGACGCCGTCCTCAACGCCAATTACATCCGCGCCAAGCTGCAGGACACCTTCGAGCTCCCCTACAAGAGCCCGTCCCTCCACGAGGTCGTCTTCTCCGACAAGCTCCAGGCCAAAAACGGCGTCAAGACCGGCGACATGGGCAAGCGCCTCATCGACTACGGCTTCCACGCCTACACCGTCAGCTTCCCATTGGTCGTCTCGGGAGCGATGATGATCGAGCCGACCGAAAGCGAGAGCCGCGAAGAGCTCGACCTTCTCATCGACGCCCTGAAGCAGATCGCCCAGGAAGCCGCCGAGAACCCCGAACTCGTCAAAACGGCACCCCACACCACACGTCTCCAACGCCTCGACGAAACCACCGCAGCCCGCAAGCCCATCCTCCGCTGGAAAGCCCCCATCGCCGCGACGCCACTAGCCGTCGATTCGGCCTCGAAGGAGTGGTGA
- a CDS encoding DUF2911 domain-containing protein has protein sequence MFLRILSTLACTVLLATTMLAQDEATLSPPATASVMLGGKAIKITYNTPSIRGRTIMGGLVPYGEVWRTGANPATTIIIAADLMIGTLKVPAGTYTIYTLPSATDWQLIVNKQTKQWGTEYHQDQDLGRVPMMKKDLGTPKEVMSISFENTSGTKTDLHVKWEKTDVFVPVSLAK, from the coding sequence ATGTTCCTCCGCATTCTTTCCACACTTGCCTGTACGGTCCTTCTTGCCACCACGATGCTCGCGCAGGATGAGGCCACACTTTCGCCTCCAGCTACAGCCAGCGTGATGCTCGGCGGTAAGGCGATCAAGATCACCTACAACACACCTTCCATCCGCGGGCGCACCATCATGGGCGGTCTCGTGCCTTACGGTGAAGTCTGGCGAACGGGCGCGAATCCTGCTACGACGATCATCATTGCGGCTGACCTGATGATCGGCACGCTCAAGGTTCCGGCTGGGACTTATACGATCTATACGCTGCCGAGTGCGACCGACTGGCAGCTCATCGTCAACAAGCAGACCAAGCAGTGGGGAACGGAATATCACCAGGATCAGGACCTTGGGCGCGTTCCGATGATGAAGAAGGATCTCGGAACGCCGAAGGAAGTGATGTCGATTTCGTTCGAGAACACCTCCGGGACTAAGACTGACCTGCATGTGAAGTGGGAGAAGACGGATGTCTTCGTTCCCGTTTCGTTGGCGAAGTAA
- a CDS encoding TonB-dependent receptor produces the protein MTPKRTLKRLACSAAAALVFTSMTISATAQTSGVGNISGTVTDTSGAVVPNASVTVINTDTGVTRTLTTSGAGDYNSPFLQPGHYEVVLGGGNYSKVDRKNLVLTVGQVLSIDATLTSGSVSTTVDVTATTPILDTEKTEVSQTFDANLLANLPVATRNWSAFVLNTPNVVQDGGTGLVSFHGISGLYNQNYVDGSNNNQMLFSEARGRSSGAPYVYSIDSIKEFQAETSNYSVEFGQAAGGQVNAITKSGTNHIHGDVFYYLRYPDLNALDPFSKYSALHNGGTPFLLTQPIHQQHQFGGSVGGPIIPDRLFYFFTYDGFRKVGRVLYSDSNVISTTGTGSYTTNNTATPNQCPVVGTTGYTQNFGITSTQCVNAISFLQGLSNAAPGRFQKQNLFFPRLDYHINSRNDAFVDYNFADFDSSYGYSPANTFSNSSPSTNAPTSYHERFLVAGLTTQIGKTSVNQVHFQYGRDLETAGANAPGPSVATGIVTFGMPNALPRIAEPDEHRIQFTDVFSTTHGHHTFKFGGDLNNVHEVMINLFQGGGIYSYSGTNNNVNFQSYLQDAFAGQTGDTDPFAGYHYTSFVQTVDVVNTAAGTQGKDDFYMNMVDGFAEDSWKMRSNFTLTAGIRYDIQITPAPQYTTPPTIAGINPLNYGTPFPLYSKTIKNVSRFQPRVGFAWEPNPGTVVRGGYGVFSALNQGSTYYADRVENGVVQINFNYSGCGATTTATATVSCPSVPGTGTTAAKLGFPNVPFAVTGPALSGSLHPTGGTVASVNGPTSPGAQSFHGLDPNFAPPYAHEADLSVEQALPGKMSLSVGYVGTRGMRLPVFIDANLLGQTPHGLRSYNVLDGSNNVTKQLTVPVYLPTDRINQTIATYNTGFSKANTWYNSLAATVRRPFANGLEVLMNYTWAHASDTGQVGGANGTFYGGDAPLDPNNQKAENGLSDIDIRNRFTLSFVYQPHLLESNKLVKHLVDDWTFSGADIASAGQPIFMSMAGTVYSGSTSSTSYGDDGGIYGGAMSSGSGLATTGRPPQIGRNSIIGPGYNNLDFRLSRNIPIHEKIYAQFSADAFNLLNHTIITSVVGTQSQYLNVGASSSGTVTATCLAGGAPAGSTLQGCIAPNPNLGSGTVSQRLNAFGAVSGTNNGLYTARQMQFSAKVFF, from the coding sequence ATGACCCCGAAAAGAACCTTGAAACGGCTCGCCTGTAGCGCCGCCGCTGCCCTTGTTTTCACCTCAATGACGATCTCCGCCACGGCCCAGACCTCAGGCGTTGGCAACATCAGTGGCACGGTCACCGACACTAGCGGAGCCGTCGTTCCTAACGCATCCGTCACGGTGATCAACACCGATACCGGTGTCACGCGTACGCTCACCACCAGCGGTGCCGGCGACTACAACTCGCCGTTCCTCCAGCCTGGCCACTATGAGGTCGTCCTTGGCGGGGGCAACTACAGCAAGGTGGATCGCAAGAACCTCGTGCTGACCGTCGGCCAGGTGCTCTCGATCGACGCCACCCTGACTTCGGGTTCGGTCTCGACCACTGTGGATGTGACGGCGACCACGCCGATTCTCGATACCGAAAAGACCGAGGTGTCGCAGACGTTCGATGCGAACCTGCTGGCCAATCTGCCGGTTGCGACGCGTAACTGGAGCGCGTTCGTGCTGAACACGCCGAACGTGGTGCAGGATGGTGGCACGGGACTGGTGAGCTTTCACGGTATCTCGGGTCTCTACAACCAGAACTACGTCGACGGTTCGAACAACAACCAGATGCTCTTCTCCGAGGCCCGTGGCCGTTCTTCGGGCGCGCCCTATGTGTACTCCATCGATTCGATCAAGGAGTTCCAGGCCGAAACGTCGAATTACTCGGTTGAGTTTGGCCAGGCCGCCGGTGGACAGGTCAACGCCATCACGAAGTCCGGCACCAACCATATTCATGGTGATGTCTTCTACTATCTCCGCTATCCGGATCTGAATGCACTTGATCCTTTCAGCAAGTATTCGGCCCTGCATAACGGCGGGACACCGTTCCTGCTGACCCAGCCCATCCATCAGCAGCACCAGTTCGGCGGCTCTGTCGGCGGACCGATCATCCCGGATCGCCTCTTTTACTTCTTCACCTATGACGGCTTCCGCAAGGTCGGGCGCGTCCTCTACTCGGACAGCAACGTCATTTCGACCACTGGCACCGGCTCCTACACCACGAACAACACGGCAACTCCGAACCAGTGCCCGGTCGTTGGTACGACAGGGTACACGCAGAACTTTGGTATCACCTCGACGCAGTGCGTCAACGCCATCAGCTTCCTGCAGGGGCTATCCAACGCCGCTCCCGGCCGCTTCCAAAAGCAGAACCTCTTCTTCCCGCGCCTCGACTACCACATCAACAGCCGCAACGATGCCTTCGTCGACTATAACTTCGCGGATTTTGATTCCTCGTATGGCTACAGCCCTGCCAACACCTTCTCCAATAGCTCGCCTTCGACGAACGCGCCCACGAGCTACCACGAGCGCTTCCTGGTCGCGGGTCTCACTACCCAGATTGGCAAAACTTCTGTCAATCAGGTTCACTTCCAGTACGGCCGTGATCTTGAAACAGCCGGCGCCAACGCTCCCGGGCCCTCGGTGGCGACGGGCATCGTGACCTTCGGCATGCCGAACGCGCTGCCCCGTATCGCCGAGCCGGATGAACACCGCATTCAGTTCACCGATGTCTTCTCGACAACCCATGGACATCACACGTTCAAGTTCGGTGGCGACCTCAACAACGTCCACGAGGTGATGATCAATCTCTTCCAGGGCGGCGGAATCTACAGCTACTCCGGGACGAACAACAACGTAAACTTCCAGTCCTATTTGCAGGACGCCTTCGCGGGCCAGACGGGAGATACTGATCCATTCGCCGGGTATCACTACACGAGCTTCGTGCAGACGGTCGATGTGGTGAACACCGCTGCCGGCACCCAGGGTAAGGACGACTTCTACATGAACATGGTCGACGGCTTTGCCGAAGACTCGTGGAAGATGCGGTCGAACTTTACGCTCACTGCAGGCATCCGTTACGACATCCAGATCACGCCTGCGCCTCAGTACACCACGCCGCCCACGATCGCCGGCATCAACCCGCTGAACTACGGCACGCCTTTCCCGCTCTACAGCAAGACCATCAAGAACGTCAGCCGCTTTCAGCCTCGCGTCGGTTTTGCGTGGGAGCCCAATCCCGGCACGGTCGTCCGCGGTGGTTACGGGGTCTTCTCTGCTCTGAACCAGGGCAGCACCTACTACGCGGACCGCGTGGAAAACGGTGTCGTCCAGATCAACTTCAACTACTCCGGTTGCGGTGCCACGACTACGGCGACGGCGACGGTCTCCTGTCCGTCGGTTCCGGGCACAGGCACCACTGCTGCCAAGCTGGGCTTCCCAAACGTTCCCTTCGCGGTCACTGGCCCAGCGCTCAGCGGCTCGCTCCATCCTACCGGCGGAACGGTTGCATCCGTCAATGGACCGACCTCCCCGGGCGCGCAGAGCTTCCACGGTCTGGATCCCAACTTTGCTCCGCCGTACGCGCATGAGGCTGATCTCTCCGTGGAGCAGGCACTGCCGGGCAAGATGAGTCTTTCGGTTGGCTACGTTGGCACACGCGGTATGCGTCTGCCGGTCTTCATCGACGCAAACCTGCTTGGCCAGACCCCGCACGGGCTTCGCAGCTACAACGTTCTGGATGGCAGCAACAACGTCACCAAGCAGCTTACGGTGCCCGTTTACCTGCCTACGGATCGCATCAACCAGACCATCGCTACCTATAACACCGGCTTCTCCAAGGCCAACACCTGGTATAACTCCCTTGCTGCGACCGTCCGCCGTCCCTTCGCGAACGGTCTGGAAGTCCTGATGAACTACACCTGGGCTCACGCCAGCGATACCGGCCAGGTAGGCGGCGCGAACGGCACCTTCTATGGTGGCGATGCTCCGCTTGACCCCAACAACCAGAAGGCGGAGAACGGCCTGTCGGATATCGATATCCGCAATCGCTTCACCCTTAGCTTCGTCTACCAGCCGCACCTCCTCGAGAGCAACAAACTGGTGAAGCATCTTGTGGACGACTGGACCTTCTCAGGTGCTGACATCGCTTCGGCAGGACAGCCTATCTTTATGAGCATGGCTGGAACGGTCTACAGCGGTTCCACCAGCTCTACGAGCTATGGAGACGATGGCGGCATCTACGGTGGCGCCATGAGCTCCGGTTCCGGACTGGCGACCACTGGACGTCCTCCGCAGATCGGTCGCAACAGCATCATCGGACCGGGCTACAACAACCTGGACTTCCGGCTCTCGCGTAACATTCCGATCCACGAGAAGATCTACGCGCAGTTCTCGGCGGATGCCTTCAACCTGCTCAACCACACCATTATCACCAGTGTGGTTGGCACGCAGTCGCAGTACCTGAACGTTGGGGCAAGCTCTTCCGGAACGGTGACTGCGACGTGCCTTGCAGGCGGCGCTCCTGCTGGTTCAACGCTGCAGGGCTGCATCGCGCCAAACCCGAACCTGGGTAGCGGAACGGTCAGCCAGCGGCTCAATGCGTTTGGTGCGGTCAGCGGAACGAACAATGGTCTCTACACCGCTCGCCAGATGCAGTTCTCCGCGAAGGTGTTCTTCTAG
- a CDS encoding DUF2237 family protein: MPSEIPNPVPRGKNVLGQPLQVCGCDPMTGFYRTGCCETGEDDLGVHTVCCIVDEAFLQASKALGNDLSTPHPQFGFPGLRPGDRWCVCAARWLQVQQAGAACPVVLEATHENTLKIVPFELLIQHAVIPDQLQ; this comes from the coding sequence ATGCCATCCGAGATCCCGAATCCCGTCCCGCGCGGTAAGAACGTCCTCGGCCAGCCCCTGCAGGTCTGCGGCTGCGATCCCATGACCGGCTTCTATCGCACGGGATGCTGCGAAACCGGGGAAGATGATTTGGGCGTCCACACGGTCTGCTGCATTGTCGATGAGGCGTTTTTACAGGCGTCGAAGGCGCTTGGGAACGATCTTTCGACGCCGCATCCGCAGTTTGGCTTTCCCGGCCTGAGGCCTGGCGACCGCTGGTGCGTCTGCGCGGCACGCTGGCTCCAGGTGCAGCAGGCAGGCGCGGCATGCCCGGTGGTTCTCGAAGCGACGCATGAGAACACGCTGAAGATCGTGCCGTTCGAGCTTCTGATTCAGCATGCGGTGATCCCGGACCAACTTCAGTAA
- a CDS encoding ABC-F family ATP-binding cassette domain-containing protein, with amino-acid sequence MISVSNVTMRYGQKLLFEDVSVTFPTGGRYGLTGPNGAGKSTFMKVLTGELEAQKGNVVRPRKIGVLSQDQYAFDAYRVIDTVIMGNKPLWAALEEREIIYNKAEMTDEDGSRLGELEGIVGEEDGYEAESNAAILLQGLDIADELHERKMSELQGGQKVRVLLCQALFGDPQALLLDEPTNYLDLDSINWLQDFLVRYNGTLITISHDRHFLNSVCTHIADIDYETIILYNGGYDDMVEQKTSIRTRIESQNEQREKKIAQLNDFIARFSAGTRSSQVNSRKKEVERLATTDVARSNIQRPFIRFEQTRPSGRTILEAERVNKSYPQKDGKVEHVIQDFTVSCMRGDKIVLMGRNGQGKTTMLKALLANAPGVDEKDVSIDSGVVKWGHEAQIGYFAQDHKGSIQKGMTASDWLHQFDPTATKEDIRGILGQMLFRGEEGTKMTDALSGGEAARLLFCKIMLQKPNVLVFDEPSNHLDLESINALNLALQKYEGTVFLVTHDLDLISDVATRIWHFHGGPLNFTIDDFKGPYSEYLLQQTMSAAK; translated from the coding sequence ATGATCTCCGTCTCGAATGTCACCATGCGCTACGGCCAGAAGCTCCTCTTTGAGGATGTCTCCGTCACCTTCCCGACCGGCGGCCGCTACGGCCTCACGGGCCCGAACGGCGCCGGCAAATCCACCTTCATGAAGGTGCTCACTGGCGAACTCGAGGCCCAAAAGGGCAACGTCGTTCGCCCACGCAAGATCGGCGTGCTCTCGCAGGACCAGTACGCCTTCGACGCTTACCGCGTCATTGACACCGTCATCATGGGCAACAAGCCCCTTTGGGCGGCTCTTGAAGAGCGCGAGATCATCTACAACAAGGCCGAGATGACCGACGAAGACGGTTCCCGTCTCGGCGAACTCGAAGGCATCGTCGGGGAAGAGGATGGTTACGAAGCCGAATCGAACGCCGCCATTCTACTGCAGGGACTCGACATTGCCGACGAACTGCATGAACGCAAGATGTCGGAGCTGCAAGGTGGGCAGAAGGTCCGCGTGCTCCTCTGCCAGGCGCTGTTCGGTGATCCGCAGGCCCTGCTGCTCGACGAACCGACGAACTATCTCGATCTCGACTCGATTAACTGGCTACAGGATTTTCTCGTCCGCTATAACGGGACGCTCATTACCATCTCGCACGATCGGCACTTCCTCAACTCGGTCTGCACCCACATCGCTGACATCGATTACGAGACGATCATCCTGTACAACGGCGGCTACGACGACATGGTCGAGCAGAAGACCTCGATCCGGACCCGCATCGAGAGCCAGAACGAGCAGCGCGAGAAGAAGATCGCACAGTTGAACGACTTCATCGCGCGCTTTTCTGCCGGTACACGTTCTTCGCAGGTGAATTCCCGCAAGAAGGAAGTGGAACGCCTGGCTACCACCGACGTCGCGCGTTCGAATATTCAGCGTCCGTTCATCCGCTTCGAACAGACTCGTCCCTCGGGCCGCACAATTCTTGAAGCGGAGCGCGTCAACAAGAGCTATCCGCAGAAGGACGGGAAGGTCGAGCACGTCATCCAGGACTTCACCGTCTCCTGCATGCGCGGCGACAAGATCGTCCTGATGGGCCGCAACGGCCAGGGTAAGACGACCATGCTGAAGGCTCTGCTCGCCAACGCTCCGGGCGTCGACGAGAAGGACGTTTCGATCGACTCAGGCGTGGTGAAGTGGGGGCACGAGGCTCAGATTGGCTACTTCGCCCAGGATCACAAGGGATCCATCCAGAAGGGCATGACCGCATCCGACTGGCTGCACCAGTTCGACCCGACTGCTACGAAGGAAGACATTCGCGGCATCCTGGGGCAGATGCTCTTCCGCGGCGAAGAAGGCACCAAGATGACCGATGCGCTTTCTGGAGGCGAAGCGGCTAGGCTGCTTTTCTGCAAGATCATGTTGCAGAAGCCGAATGTGCTTGTCTTCGACGAACCGTCGAACCACCTTGATCTCGAGAGCATCAACGCACTGAACCTCGCGCTACAGAAGTACGAAGGAACGGTCTTCCTGGTCACTCACGATCTCGACCTGATCAGCGATGTGGCGACGCGCATCTGGCACTTCCACGGCGGCCCGTTGAACTTCACCATCGACGACTTCAAGGGGCCTTACAGCGAGTACCTGCTGCAACAGACCATGTCCGCCGCGAAGTAG
- a CDS encoding VWA domain-containing protein codes for MPPLRHFALAVTLLAPFVSAQQTPTLHDKTPKDEAPQDKAATLSVAARLVNLPVIVRDKKGAIVTTLTKTDFNLQVDGHPQTIRYFDRDANLPLTLGLLVDTSQSQRDVIEQERTASGSFLDQMLTAPSGRPADQAFVIQFARETELLQDLTPSRPKLQAALKQIDTTPDNSNQQSQSDPNDPNDTGSNSGGHGGRRGGRGGGTTLYDAVFLSSDELMAKQKGRKALIILSDGVDNGSKENLAHSIETAQRADAIIYAIYFKGEEHNGGGGGNRGGGFPGGRGGGIGFPGGGYPGGGGGRGGGGGNRGGGNENRVDGKKILERMAHETGGRLFEVTKKQTVDQIYTQIAEELRSQYRLGYTPDEATAADGYHQVDLTVPNQKNLNVQTRDGYYTGK; via the coding sequence ATGCCGCCGCTCCGCCACTTTGCTCTCGCTGTGACGCTCCTTGCTCCGTTCGTATCCGCTCAACAGACGCCAACGCTGCACGACAAGACGCCGAAAGACGAAGCGCCGCAGGATAAGGCCGCGACGCTATCCGTCGCCGCGCGTCTGGTCAATCTTCCTGTCATCGTGAGGGACAAGAAGGGGGCGATTGTCACGACACTCACGAAGACGGACTTCAACCTCCAGGTCGACGGCCATCCGCAGACGATTCGCTACTTCGACCGCGACGCGAACCTGCCGTTGACGCTTGGCCTTCTGGTCGATACGAGCCAGTCGCAGCGCGACGTCATCGAACAGGAGAGGACGGCGAGCGGATCCTTTCTCGACCAGATGCTGACGGCTCCCTCCGGCCGTCCAGCCGACCAGGCATTTGTCATTCAGTTCGCGCGCGAGACCGAGCTTCTCCAGGACCTGACTCCATCCCGTCCAAAGCTGCAGGCCGCGCTGAAGCAGATTGACACGACTCCCGACAACAGCAATCAGCAGAGCCAGTCCGATCCGAACGATCCGAATGACACCGGGAGCAACTCCGGTGGTCACGGCGGCCGCAGGGGTGGCCGAGGCGGTGGGACCACACTTTACGACGCGGTTTTTCTCAGCTCGGACGAGCTGATGGCCAAGCAGAAGGGGCGGAAGGCGCTCATCATCCTGTCGGACGGTGTTGATAACGGGAGCAAGGAGAATCTTGCCCACTCGATTGAAACCGCCCAGCGCGCCGACGCGATTATCTACGCTATCTACTTCAAGGGTGAAGAGCACAATGGCGGCGGAGGCGGCAACCGCGGAGGCGGTTTTCCCGGCGGACGGGGCGGCGGAATCGGTTTTCCCGGAGGAGGCTACCCGGGCGGCGGTGGTGGGCGGGGCGGTGGTGGCGGTAATCGCGGAGGGGGCAACGAGAACCGTGTGGACGGCAAGAAGATCCTCGAACGTATGGCGCACGAGACCGGCGGGCGTCTCTTCGAGGTCACGAAGAAGCAGACGGTTGACCAGATCTACACGCAGATTGCCGAAGAGCTTCGCTCGCAATACCGGCTCGGCTACACGCCGGACGAGGCGACCGCCGCTGACGGCTATCACCAGGTCGACCTGACGGTTCCGAACCAGAAGAACCTGAACGTTCAGACGCGCGACGGCTACTACACCGGCAAATAG
- a CDS encoding tetratricopeptide repeat protein yields the protein MKTLSAFALAAFAVTTAVSPAQQSCMAGMSMGPNHAMPGMKAVPSPEQLPVPIHMSGLGNAHIQITATPEAQAWFDQGLKLMHDFWDYESAKAFEQAIRVDPNCAMCYWGLAEVEGFRGGPEKVYGTKALAEAVRLKKHTSGAEKLYIEAAEADRKGDGDDKAKIVILRKLVKKYPKDLQARILLATSVGDGYDAKGEAKAGEKEEIAILEGILRDAPNDSAANHYWIHAIEPGNHPERAIPSSALLASLAPTSGHMVHMPGHIYYRVGNYPEAERWFEASSVADETYMREQHVSPDDDWNYVHNMMYGIANLMEEGKLTEANALSDRLANARGELSATLYIWSARDQMSRISRRLPVALRVGDWDAILTMLDSQPAGPALKPGEKDNTANLRFLSSELRDFAKGMRALDQNAIPEAEAASARMDAGLWRIKQVEEEEGKDKKEKKPGAKVTDAKAEPPMIPILPDAESGPLVKALTIQSLELRGGVLVAQGKMDEAKKVYATAGAKEKELGYHEPPYYIRPVGETEAAALLKAKDYPGAKAAYEAALVERPASGFPLYGLARVQELSGDQTAAKASYQAFLKAWPKADPTLPEVVHAREVAGSSTVAAR from the coding sequence TTGAAGACCCTCTCCGCCTTTGCGCTTGCTGCGTTTGCAGTCACAACCGCCGTGTCGCCTGCGCAGCAAAGCTGCATGGCCGGCATGTCCATGGGACCGAACCACGCGATGCCCGGAATGAAGGCCGTGCCTTCGCCGGAGCAGCTTCCTGTTCCGATTCACATGTCAGGTCTGGGGAACGCGCACATTCAGATCACCGCCACGCCGGAGGCGCAGGCCTGGTTCGATCAGGGGCTTAAGCTGATGCATGATTTCTGGGACTACGAGTCTGCGAAGGCGTTCGAGCAGGCGATACGGGTCGATCCGAACTGCGCGATGTGCTACTGGGGTCTGGCCGAGGTGGAGGGTTTTCGCGGCGGCCCAGAGAAGGTTTACGGGACGAAGGCGCTCGCGGAGGCAGTCCGGCTGAAGAAGCATACGTCGGGGGCGGAAAAGCTCTACATCGAGGCGGCTGAAGCGGACCGGAAGGGTGATGGGGACGATAAGGCAAAGATCGTCATTTTGCGGAAGCTGGTGAAGAAGTATCCGAAGGATCTGCAGGCGCGCATCCTGCTGGCCACGAGCGTTGGCGATGGATATGACGCCAAGGGTGAGGCGAAGGCGGGTGAAAAGGAAGAGATCGCGATTCTTGAAGGCATTTTGCGGGATGCTCCGAACGATTCGGCTGCGAATCATTACTGGATTCATGCGATCGAGCCCGGGAATCATCCGGAGCGGGCGATACCGAGTTCAGCGCTTCTTGCCTCGCTTGCCCCAACCTCGGGACACATGGTTCATATGCCGGGGCACATCTACTACCGCGTCGGAAACTATCCGGAGGCGGAGCGGTGGTTTGAGGCGTCTTCCGTGGCGGACGAGACCTACATGCGGGAGCAACACGTCTCCCCCGATGACGACTGGAACTATGTTCACAACATGATGTACGGGATCGCGAACCTGATGGAGGAGGGGAAGCTCACTGAGGCAAACGCACTCTCCGATCGGCTGGCCAATGCGCGGGGAGAGCTTTCGGCGACGCTTTACATTTGGAGCGCACGTGACCAGATGTCGCGGATCAGCCGCCGTCTGCCAGTGGCGCTGCGGGTGGGCGACTGGGACGCGATCCTTACGATGCTGGACTCGCAACCTGCCGGGCCTGCCTTGAAGCCTGGCGAGAAGGACAACACGGCTAACCTCCGCTTCTTGTCATCCGAACTGAGAGACTTCGCGAAGGGAATGCGGGCGCTTGATCAGAACGCGATTCCCGAGGCAGAGGCTGCTTCTGCCCGGATGGACGCTGGGCTCTGGCGTATCAAGCAGGTCGAAGAGGAAGAAGGAAAGGATAAAAAGGAAAAGAAGCCCGGCGCCAAGGTCACGGACGCAAAGGCTGAGCCACCCATGATCCCGATCCTGCCGGACGCGGAGTCTGGTCCGCTGGTGAAGGCTCTGACGATTCAGTCGCTCGAACTGAGAGGTGGGGTGCTCGTCGCTCAGGGCAAGATGGACGAGGCTAAGAAGGTCTACGCTACTGCCGGAGCCAAGGAGAAAGAGCTCGGCTACCACGAGCCTCCGTACTACATCCGTCCCGTCGGGGAAACCGAGGCTGCTGCGCTGCTCAAGGCGAAGGACTATCCCGGGGCGAAGGCGGCATACGAGGCGGCACTGGTCGAGCGGCCGGCCTCCGGCTTTCCTCTTTACGGCCTCGCTCGGGTGCAGGAGCTCTCGGGCGATCAGACCGCAGCGAAGGCGAGCTATCAGGCGTTCCTGAAGGCGTGGCCCAAGGCTGACCCGACGCTGCCGGAGGTCGTACACGCCCGGGAGGTCGCCGGCTCGTCCACTGTGGCCGCACGTTAG